The window GCCCGGCCCCCTCCGACTGGCTGTTTCACTGCCTGGTACCCGCCGCGCACTGGTGGGACGATATCGTCTTCACCTGAAGCACCATGTTGTTCTTCCGGTCGGAGGAGCGGGTGCAGGAATGGTGCCGCAGCAAGGATGTCCCGCTGCGGCCGCTGGTAAGCATCGACCGGCTTTGGGTCCTCGCCCGCGAGTGGTACGCGACGCGCCTTCAACCCGGCTCGCGCCGCCCCGCGCCTGCGGAGATGCGCGCCATCTTCGCGCGCCTGGGCCTGGCCGGGGACTTCTGGGACCCGAGCGCCGACCAGTTCGGCTCCGCCACTGCTCCGTGATTCCCAAATACAAGGAGCCTCCCCTTCGGGAGGCTCTCAAGATCGGAACAACCCCTAATCACTTGCGTGCGGCGCCCTCGCCTTCCTTGTACATGTACTTGATCGACGGCTTGTAGATGAGCAGGTTGGAGCTGCCGTTGCGCGTCACCTTGATGCAGTTCTTGTCGTACCACTCGATGATGCCGTGGACCTCTTCGCCGTCCTTGAGCACGATGACCATCGGGGTCCGGGACTGCATCTGCTTCTGGTAATAGAAATTCTCGGCGTGGGTCTGCTCGGCGGGTGCAGGCTTACGGGACGGGCGCTCGCGGCGGCTCATGGGCGGGGCGCCGTTGCCCTCGTGGCGCGCCAGGCTGGGGCGGATCAGCTTGCGGTTGGCGAACTCATCGCTTTCGGGAGCGCGCCGGACGGCCGTCGATTCCATCTCGTTCCTCTCGCTTTCATGCTCCGCCGGGGCTGGGGACGATGGCTGCGCTTCCGGTTCCTGTGCGGGCGAACTTGCTGTGCGCGACACGGACACCTCTTACCCAATCAGTAACCAGGAAATGACCCCAGGCGATGTGATGCGGGCTAAACTTGGCAATACCGTATCACAGCGACGGGGCGATGACAATCTCGACCCCAGGAGCGGATTCCAGGCCGCCCACGGAACAAAAGGGGAAACCCTCATATCTCATTTCCGAATTGCTGTTCCCGGTAAGAAGTGGTATTAAGAGCCCCAGCCCCCACACGCGCGCTGTTGACGAATGTATGCAACCATCGCTGTTCAGGATCGGAGTTCGTATGAAGCTCACCGGGGTCGTTATCTGCACGCTGTTCACCGCTGCTTTCCTTTGCTCCACCGTTTTCGCCGCCACCCAGAATGCCACGGTCTACGGGACCGTGTACGATGCCGCCGGCAACCCGGCGCCCGGGGTTTCGGTGATCCTGGATAACCCCGCCCTGGGCATCTCCCGGACCGCCGTGACCGGCACC of the Terriglobales bacterium genome contains:
- a CDS encoding RNA chaperone Hfq, encoding MESTAVRRAPESDEFANRKLIRPSLARHEGNGAPPMSRRERPSRKPAPAEQTHAENFYYQKQMQSRTPMVIVLKDGEEVHGIIEWYDKNCIKVTRNGSSNLLIYKPSIKYMYKEGEGAARK